The Silene latifolia isolate original U9 population unplaced genomic scaffold, ASM4854445v1 scaffold_321, whole genome shotgun sequence genome includes a region encoding these proteins:
- the LOC141639281 gene encoding CDPK-related kinase 5-like isoform X2: MGICTSRPPPDPHTSDPQPQQTPSTTTKSAGKKSPFFSIYSPSPAHYLFSKKSPLSSATPTSNSTSSTPKRFFKRPFPPPSPAKHIRSVLARRQGKTAAGPVPDGEQQSGSGLDKRFGFSKNFGDKYEVGEEVGRGHFGYTRIATAKKGELKGQQVAVKIIPKSKMTTAIAIEDVRREVKILKGLAGHSNLIRIYDAFEDSENVYIVMELCQGGELLDRILSRGGKYTEDDAKAVLLQILNVVSFCHLQGVVHRDLKPENFLFVSKDEDSPLKAIDFGLSDFVKPGSAYYVAPEVLHRSYTTEADVWSVGVIAYILLCGSRPFWARTESGIFRAVLKADPSFTEPPWPSLSSEAKDFVKRMLNKDPRKRITAAQALCHPWLRNHGEVKVPLDVLVFKLLKIYIRSSSLRKSALRALSKTLTVDELFYLKEQFNLLQPSKSGTISLDNIKDALMKNATDAMKDSRAHEILTSLTALQYRKMDFEEFCAAALSVYQLEALERWEQHARCAYELFEKDGNRPIMIEELASELGLGPNIPVHAVLHDWIRHTDGKLSFLGFVKLLHGVSSRTLIKAH, encoded by the exons ATGGGAATATGCACatcacgaccaccacccgacccGCACACCTCAGACCCACAACCGCAACAAACAccgtcaacaacaacaaaaagcgcCGGTAAAAAATCACCATTCTTTTCGATCTACAGCCCAAGTCCAGCTCACTACCTCTTCTCCAAAAAATCCCCTCTTTCTTCCGCTACTCCCACCTCTAATTCTACTTCTTCCACTCCCAAACGCTTTTTCAAGCGCCCTTTTCCCCCCCCTTCCCCGGCCAAGCACATCCGGTCTGTTCTCGCCCGGCGTCAGGGTAAAACAGCCGCCGGTCCGGTTCCTGATGGGGAACAGCAATCCGGTTCGGGGTTGGATAAGCGGTTCGGGTTTTCCAAGAATTTTGGGGATAAGTATGAGGTTGGGGAAGAGGTTGGTCGAGGGCATTTTGGGTATACTCGTATTGCTACTGCTAAGAAAGGTGAGCTTAAAGGTCAACAAGTTGCTGTCAAAATCATCCCCAAATCTAAG ATGACCACAGCTATTGCTATTGAGGATGTTAGAAGGGAGGTGAAAATCTTGAAAGGCTTGGCTGGACATAGCAATCTCATAAGGATTTATGATGCATTTGAAGACAGCGAAAACGTGTACATAGTGATGGA GTTGTGTCAAGGAGGGGAGTTGCTAGATAGGATACTTTCTAG GGGTGGGAAATATACAGAAGATGATGCCAAAGCTGTATTATTACAGATTCTAAATGTTGTTTCATTTTGTCACCTTCAAGGGGTGGTACATCGAGATCTTAAACCAGAG AATTTCCTTTTTGTATCAAAAGACGAAGATTCACCATTGAAGGCCATTGATTTTGGCTTGTCGGATTTTGTAAAACCAG GGAGTGCATATTATGTGGCACCAGAAGTTCTCCATAGATCGTATACAACAGAGGCGGATGTGTGGAGTGTTGGTGTAATTGCCTATATTTTATTGTGTGGAAGCCGGCCATTTTGGGCTCGTACTGAATCAGGAATCTTTAGGGCAGTGCTGAAAGCTGATCCTAGTTTTACTGAGCCACCATGGCCATCTTTATCATCGGAAGCCAAGGACTTTGTCAAGCGCATGTTAAACAAAGATCCAAGGAAAAGGATCACTGCTGCTCAAGCTCTTT GTCATCCCTGGCTTAGAAATCATGGTGAAGTAAAAGTTCCACTTGATGTACTTGTCTTTAAGCTCCTGAAGATTTACATCCGTTCATCTTCGCTTCGAAAATCAGCTTTAAGG GCTCTATCTAAAACATTGACAGTCGATGAGCTATTCTATTTAAAGGAGCAGTTCAATCTTCTACAACCAAGCAAAAGTGGAACTATAAGTTTGGACAATATCAAAGAT GCTTTGATGAAAAATGCCACGGATGCTATGAAGGACTCTCGTGCTCATGAAATTTTAACTTCA TTAACTGCACTGCAGTATAGAAAAATGGACTTTGAGGAATTTTGTGCGGCAGCATTAAGTGTGTATCAACTCGAGGCTTTGGAAAGATGGGAGCAACATGCTCGCTGTGCTTATGAACTTTTCGAGAAGGATGGTAACAGGCCTATTATGATTGAAGAGCTTGCATCT GAGCTGGGTCTAGGTCCGAACATTCCAGTTCATGCCGTCCTTCATGATTGGATCCGTCATACAGATGGGAAACTAAGCTTTCTTGGATTTGTCAAATTGCTCCATGGAGTATCCTCAAGGACGCTCATCAAAGCCCACTAA
- the LOC141639281 gene encoding CDPK-related kinase 5-like isoform X1: MGICTSRPPPDPHTSDPQPQQTPSTTTKSAGKKSPFFSIYSPSPAHYLFSKKSPLSSATPTSNSTSSTPKRFFKRPFPPPSPAKHIRSVLARRQGKTAAGPVPDGEQQSGSGLDKRFGFSKNFGDKYEVGEEVGRGHFGYTRIATAKKGELKGQQVAVKIIPKSKMTTAIAIEDVRREVKILKGLAGHSNLIRIYDAFEDSENVYIVMELCQGGELLDRILSRGGKYTEDDAKAVLLQILNVVSFCHLQGVVHRDLKPENFLFVSKDEDSPLKAIDFGLSDFVKPDEKLNDIVGSAYYVAPEVLHRSYTTEADVWSVGVIAYILLCGSRPFWARTESGIFRAVLKADPSFTEPPWPSLSSEAKDFVKRMLNKDPRKRITAAQALCHPWLRNHGEVKVPLDVLVFKLLKIYIRSSSLRKSALRALSKTLTVDELFYLKEQFNLLQPSKSGTISLDNIKDALMKNATDAMKDSRAHEILTSLTALQYRKMDFEEFCAAALSVYQLEALERWEQHARCAYELFEKDGNRPIMIEELASELGLGPNIPVHAVLHDWIRHTDGKLSFLGFVKLLHGVSSRTLIKAH; the protein is encoded by the exons ATGGGAATATGCACatcacgaccaccacccgacccGCACACCTCAGACCCACAACCGCAACAAACAccgtcaacaacaacaaaaagcgcCGGTAAAAAATCACCATTCTTTTCGATCTACAGCCCAAGTCCAGCTCACTACCTCTTCTCCAAAAAATCCCCTCTTTCTTCCGCTACTCCCACCTCTAATTCTACTTCTTCCACTCCCAAACGCTTTTTCAAGCGCCCTTTTCCCCCCCCTTCCCCGGCCAAGCACATCCGGTCTGTTCTCGCCCGGCGTCAGGGTAAAACAGCCGCCGGTCCGGTTCCTGATGGGGAACAGCAATCCGGTTCGGGGTTGGATAAGCGGTTCGGGTTTTCCAAGAATTTTGGGGATAAGTATGAGGTTGGGGAAGAGGTTGGTCGAGGGCATTTTGGGTATACTCGTATTGCTACTGCTAAGAAAGGTGAGCTTAAAGGTCAACAAGTTGCTGTCAAAATCATCCCCAAATCTAAG ATGACCACAGCTATTGCTATTGAGGATGTTAGAAGGGAGGTGAAAATCTTGAAAGGCTTGGCTGGACATAGCAATCTCATAAGGATTTATGATGCATTTGAAGACAGCGAAAACGTGTACATAGTGATGGA GTTGTGTCAAGGAGGGGAGTTGCTAGATAGGATACTTTCTAG GGGTGGGAAATATACAGAAGATGATGCCAAAGCTGTATTATTACAGATTCTAAATGTTGTTTCATTTTGTCACCTTCAAGGGGTGGTACATCGAGATCTTAAACCAGAG AATTTCCTTTTTGTATCAAAAGACGAAGATTCACCATTGAAGGCCATTGATTTTGGCTTGTCGGATTTTGTAAAACCAG ATGAAAAGTTAAATGACATTGTAGGGAGTGCATATTATGTGGCACCAGAAGTTCTCCATAGATCGTATACAACAGAGGCGGATGTGTGGAGTGTTGGTGTAATTGCCTATATTTTATTGTGTGGAAGCCGGCCATTTTGGGCTCGTACTGAATCAGGAATCTTTAGGGCAGTGCTGAAAGCTGATCCTAGTTTTACTGAGCCACCATGGCCATCTTTATCATCGGAAGCCAAGGACTTTGTCAAGCGCATGTTAAACAAAGATCCAAGGAAAAGGATCACTGCTGCTCAAGCTCTTT GTCATCCCTGGCTTAGAAATCATGGTGAAGTAAAAGTTCCACTTGATGTACTTGTCTTTAAGCTCCTGAAGATTTACATCCGTTCATCTTCGCTTCGAAAATCAGCTTTAAGG GCTCTATCTAAAACATTGACAGTCGATGAGCTATTCTATTTAAAGGAGCAGTTCAATCTTCTACAACCAAGCAAAAGTGGAACTATAAGTTTGGACAATATCAAAGAT GCTTTGATGAAAAATGCCACGGATGCTATGAAGGACTCTCGTGCTCATGAAATTTTAACTTCA TTAACTGCACTGCAGTATAGAAAAATGGACTTTGAGGAATTTTGTGCGGCAGCATTAAGTGTGTATCAACTCGAGGCTTTGGAAAGATGGGAGCAACATGCTCGCTGTGCTTATGAACTTTTCGAGAAGGATGGTAACAGGCCTATTATGATTGAAGAGCTTGCATCT GAGCTGGGTCTAGGTCCGAACATTCCAGTTCATGCCGTCCTTCATGATTGGATCCGTCATACAGATGGGAAACTAAGCTTTCTTGGATTTGTCAAATTGCTCCATGGAGTATCCTCAAGGACGCTCATCAAAGCCCACTAA